The stretch of DNA atGTCTCTCGCTTCGCTCGCCATCTTGGATTTAATCTTCTGCCGAGGTCGTTGCTTAGTTGAGATGCAAACCACTTCAAACCAAGACCCTGGATTTCAGATTACtcttcaataaatgcattttctcTATGATAAATGAATGAACACTCTGAAATGAAATTATCATCTAGATTCAGCTCTAAGAATCTTGAGACAGTTTTGTAGCTTATATCCAGAGTTGGCAagtagttaactaaaagtagcaacGCTGCTAACTTAACTTCATtattcagtagcttgacagtaactCAACAGTGTAGGGTTCCCAgaaacaagctacattttccatCTAGTAGCGCTGTAGTGTCACTAAAAGCTACATATTGCATTGTGAACGCAATGCAGCAATGGAGCCGAGGGAGTTATCATACGCACTCATCTAAGCCATCCTCTCTTATACggtatatagtttatatatgtcagtttaagagtgtttcatctgtaaagcattgcattttaattaacatctgctaaacaactttaaatatcagatttacaaacattcaaagtcataaacatctcaaagacatttgCTGttgacgtattgcagatgagcaaacaaccgaaacaatatgtcttccagatgtaaacacacacatcctaTAGATGTttgggtgatgtatgtgtgctatcagtgAAAATCACAGAAGTGATTCGATTGCACCACCTTTAGTGAGCCGCTGGCGCCCCCTTTTACATGGTGGCCCTATGCATTGCAATccttgcatatatggtttttgcGCATCTGACTGTAGTATCTAGATATTAACCATGATTTTTCTCTAGTAATGTTGAATTTACCATGATCGTttttaccatggttaattttgtggttactctaTGGCTaggctatggttttactacaaatatcatgttTAAAATTTGGACACTGTAGAAAATCCATGGTTCCCTTTAATAAGGGAATGTTACCTTAATTAAACATGTACTGTAACTATCAGGTGATATTATTGATTTCTCATTTCTGCTATCACAACTGATTACAGAATTAAATTATATCATCTGATTGTCATATATCACAAAGTATTTGCTTATTTAAATAGCTTCAAAGTAATTATCTACTTTTTGTTACTAACTTGTAGTGTACATAACAAAGTTGTTAAAagtgtagcttgactgtagtttaactataaGTAATGCGAAGCTCTGCTTTTATCAGATTCATTCTGCAATAAAAAGCAAATAATACAAAGTGAACAGGTCATTTTGAAAGCATTTATTACAGTTTTGCACATAAAGGAGTACAAAATCCCCCTAAAACTgagaaatagaaaaataaaaagaaatgtatttcttAAATAAGTGAAATATatgctgtaacaaaataaaacatgagGGAAGTGAAAGAGTAAATTTCAAAACAGTAACAGTTCAAAAACAGTCACCTGCCATTTTGAGTCATTTAGGCTGTTAAAGCATTCACAATGATCATATAGTCAGTATATATTAGTACCAGGTATTTGTTCAGTGATGAGTGCTTAACTCTGAGAACGTTTAATGAAAATATGTGGATTTTGAATAAGCAAGGAGGCACTGACCAGGATTAGCACCCAGTACAAGCAGCAAAAGCACAGATTTCACACACATCCAGAGGCACTGAAGCTGCAACACACACAAAGTGATAAGGCAAGTAAGTACAGTTTCTCTTGGATTTTTatgcaataaaatgttatatattgctTGTATCAGGTTCCTACCTAGTCTAGCAAAGGACATCGTGGGGCCTCTCTGCATGCACAGGGGCACAAACTCCTTTGGCAGGTTTGGATTGGCACATACAGAAGAGTAGCTTGTCTTGGCCAGACGGGGGTTTTGTGTTCGAAGTTGGTTGGTCAATTCCTGGAGAACTTTCACCGATTCCAATGAAAAGGAAAATTCACCTTCCTGCAGGAGAAAgagtataaaaataaaaggatGAGTTCAATTCGCTGTGCCAAGACCCAAGGAGAGCAATGCATCAGGATTTACAAAAGCTAGAGTGGAACTTAAtgacattcaaatattttttaaaattgcTGGAATAAAGCAGAATGACTCATATACCACAATCGTATATTCAATAAGGGCATATACAAAAGTTTAGGCAAAACTGTAATCATTCTAAAGGGATTGTGGAAATCATAGTTAAAATAGAAGTGCCACCGgtaaaatcaatcaataaataaagagAAGTAATGATCGTCTGTACTGTGAGTTGTCAggatgtatttaaagggatagttcacccaaaaatgaaatattctgtcatcatttactcatccacgtgttgtttcaaacctgttatTTCTTGGAATGGTAAATAAGAATGATAGGAACTgatagcatcagtcaccattcacttccattgtatgaaaaATAATAGTTAACATTCTTTTAAATTTCCCCTCTTGTGTTACAaagaattttggggtgaacaatctctttaaatGTTCTTTATAGGCCAGACTCTTCACTGTAGcacaggaaaagaaaagaaaaacagcataCCTGTACTTGCACAGCCTCAGAGACCAGGCAAAGAGCCACAACAAGAAAAGCGATAACAAATATTGTCTTCATGCTGGCTGATGTAGCTCGTTCTTCTCAGTAAGTTTTAGTTGTATGTTTTTCAGTGGTTGTCACAACAATTTCTACTCTTCCAGGCTATCCTTGTCTTCTTTTAAAGAAATCGGTTTCCAGCCCAAATCTGTGGCAACCTATCAGAAACTCTCGTTTTTCTCTGCAGTTAATGAATAAAGAGGATCATGTTTTACAACGTAGTAAAACGGTATTCATAAATCCTACCTGACGTGCACATTCTTTTATGGGTCTTTTAGTAAGGTCTGCCTATTGGCCTGTTTTTTAATCTCTAGTTCGGTTTAATTAATAACCGCATTATGAGCACACAATAGTAGTTTTGTGTTTGGAGCAAACAAGTACTCATTTTAACACTTGATTTACAGACCCACctatatttacacacttatttcTATCTGATTAGCTtgcacctgatagagtgttggactttagaATTGAAAGAACATAGTTTGAGCCAAGCCATCATGTAAGCTGACACGTCAGATGAAAGTGTCATGGACACGAGATGATGTAGTTGCattagaaaatgtgcttttcatgatgcatttgcttttaaaacactatcagttaggttcaGACATTAGCTTAgcgtctgttttgtttacctctcatttgcattcagaacactattggttaggtttaggttaaagttttagctTAAAGAaagtacgttttactcattaaaatctccatctaatattcatcttaaaaaccttgtctgattataaCATcaattcacttgcttttggcacccccactggacatttcccTGGGAAACTGCAGGGAAACTTGTAATGAAGCtcgtaattttgttttgcaaaaaaattCAAGTCTATTATTAAATGATCAGTGGTCCCATCAGTCGAAACAGACAGTTCCTGAATCACgctcattaaaacattaaaaaatttgCACATAGCTTTGACTTCAGTGATGTCAAATAACATtggttccctttctgtcactcactcgatgctGTGTCGATTGTAGGGACACAAGGGGCTTCATTCGCGAGTCTTGGATACCTCTGAATAGGAAAAAGGCCAATaaaaaattggcgaacagaatttgcatgtctcgcccCTGGACTAACGGGTATAAAAGatggggatcgtgcatctgttcagtcagatactttcttcggagccgagcagttgtgttatCAGCGAGCTGAGAAACTCACTACTGGTCCATTCACCTCTAGATAGCTTTGCtcttggatctacggcgcattgccAGCGGTTTTCTCCCTCCtctccacgcccctgggcgctttgacagcttTCTAAAAGAGTAACAACTCCTATAAAAgagcaataatttatataaatgcaTTGGCGTCGAACATTGTTTTAAAGACGCGCCTTTCTAAAGATGCACTTTCGGCTttgcgttgttcctggatgcggcagatatctctccacttctgatggccataggcgctgcctcatgtgtctgggtcgtgatcacactgaggcagcgtttgtggatggctcatgtactcattgcgagaacttgAGCATGGCatcattgcggtcacggctttccttccttaaagggaacggcactccagctgcccccacacgttgctccttcttcccacgggattgaggatgacctggctggcgatggaagcgatttggggagttcagcgggtgcagtttcaccaggaaaatccccacaaaccaccctcCCTCCAGCTCAATTGTTTCTGTCCGGGCTCGATGTGAGACCGGCTCACCTCActgccagtctgatgtctccgttGGTGCCATGGAGCTTCTGCAATGGAAAGCGTCGTGGCTTCTGCCACCTTCGGGTTTGCCCGcccagatgtccgatatgcttgccagGCCTCAatgagcgtggggctggactggaaccttcCGTCCTACCCTCAACCCTCATAGCTAGACgaacccccccggttcctttcttcctggaggagCATGACGAGCTAACGCAGTCGTGGAggacaccttttactgcccggaactgaCCTCCttactcgtccgctctcactaccctcgatagTGGGGCAgtccatgggtacacggaggtccccatGGTTGCAAAGCGCAACCACTTGGCGGGATCACCctgcactcccctccaaggcctgtaaaaGGTTTTCGCTGACAGCGAAAGCCTACAGGGCCTCCGGACAGGCCGCcactgccctgcatgccatgggactgctcccatgcttgtcacatcgcttgttcccaccccttAAGGGAAAACCTTGATTGGATGCTgggaacctaataaaaaaaatatgacgtcttagtggggcgttggggaaggttacatgcagtctgatgcccatgctcctttggcacgctacagcttgctgcaccagcatcagcagatcacgtaacgtGGTCCAGTGTAtgtggcgctattgaatagggatcccttgtgtcactacaatcgacacaacgtcgagtgagtgacagaaggggaacgtctaggttactagtgtaacccccgttccctgttggagggaacaagacgttgtgttcccctttcCACAACAatgtaccaagccgctgtaattgccgaaacttattctcggctactcagtgcagaacctgactgaacagatgcacaatccccaccttttataaccgtatgtccgggtgcgggacatgcaaattctgttcgccattTTTTATTGGccattttcatattcagaggtatctgaggctcccgaaagaagccccttgtgttactacaatcgacataacatctcgttccctccatcagggaacactagtaacctagacgtttttacaTGTCATGTGACTGCAACATTCCAATGTttgatgtatatttttaaatgagatGACACTGTCTTTAGAAAGAAGGAAGATTTTCAGCAATAAATACCTTCAGTTTCACTCTGTTCCTGACACGGAGCTATCGTGTGACTTTGGAGGACTTTGAATGCACCATGTGGAATTTGGAATAAACGATTATGAGTGTAATTGTATCTGCTTGTTATATCTTTAATATTGTTGTGGGGTGGGGTTAGGTGCTCAAAAATATTAGCATAATAGTGAAATTAATATACAATTATACTAAATATATTTGCCTTTTAAGACTTAATACGAGATAAATGCATTTGGTTTCATATTATTCACtaaaatgggcaaaaatggcCATGTTCATTGACATTTTTTGGGAAGGGCTATGGTCTGTCATGGTGCCCACACCTGATGATGTAATGTaatttgcattttcagtgtacagtatGTGATCATTCGCATTGCAGGCACAGTCACATGATCTCAGACTCTCATGCGCACATGCATGCGGCTTCCGTCACAACACACATGGCATGCTTATCTGGCACACATAGATGTCAAGATTGATACTGTAGGCATGACGATCTAgaatattttgtgtttacatAGAGGATGCTTCCCATTATATAAATTGCTAACAGGGAAGCAAAGCAATGATTATTATCTATTATGTTTACTTAACATTGTCAATATTCTCCTTGCACTGAAGGCACCCTCTGATTTAAAACAGCTTTATGACTTAAAAGCTGTAATTAAGCTGTTACTCCTTTGACCATTGCATCAGATACTCCGACAACTGTGAGAACAAAATCAGGACAGTGGGAAATGTAAACGTGCTCTCAAATATATTGCAAGTCCTTtgtcaaaaatatacaaatattgcaGATAGAATAGAATAGCCTTGAATTCATACAGAAACAGCTATGCACTATACTATCAATTTCCAGCCAGAATTTGAGGTTTTTAAAAAATCTTTagtcatttaaaatgttctgaaaTTGTTGCAATGGTCTTTTCCATGATCGATTCagtgccttttttatttattgtattttaagcaTATGATAGTTGTGAAAGTGGAGAGAAAGGGGGAAGTGAAACCAGATTTGAATCTGCATTCCCAGCAGCACTGCAGATCCATTGTGTCTGATGCACATGTATTACCACCGCACCATCTCTAacaaagtgtttttaatacaacagAAGTTTGTATTAATCTTTGatgtaaaggcagaaatttgaagcttatcatttttaaaagcacatacattaattcttctgttacaaatcatgcattatttgagctgtaaagttgtttaaattgttttttacattcattttaaggtttgttgacatcacatcgtcatggcaacaaagttgtaaaattggctataactttacacagaaaagtaagtgatttatcacactaaaatcatgtttacacgcatatagtttatgtcttttggctatacttttgaaacagtgagtattccccattcacttccactgtagcTGCCTCTGTAGCGAAGACGCTGGGGCAGTAATGTTAAGATCCATATGCAGTTTGATAAAAGTATAACAGCACAAATAGTAGCAAATAAAAGGGTAAACAAAAGGCAGGCAAGGGTTCGGTACATAGGAAGACAGTCCAGAAAGGCAAACCAAtgacacttttccactgcacgttacggtttgactcgactctactcgctttactcttctgagtttgcttttccactgctgttttgtgccgcctcaacgtgggtgggattataggctgatcgtcatagttgcacctcctctactgccatgacatcatcttaaacgtgacacaaaacaataaacaataacacgaccggctagctgttagctactaggtcattgtgctgcataaagcagttgttgcatggtaattttacacaagtgtaacagttaaattagcctggttgtt from Xyrauchen texanus isolate HMW12.3.18 chromosome 39, RBS_HiC_50CHRs, whole genome shotgun sequence encodes:
- the LOC127633028 gene encoding guanylin-like is translated as MKTIFVIAFLVVALCLVSEAVQVQEGEFSFSLESVKVLQELTNQLRTQNPRLAKTSYSSVCANPNLPKEFVPLCMQRGPTMSFARLASVPLDVCEICAFAACTGC